GGGTGATTGATTTCCCGAACCAAGTTCTTTGCATCCAGAGCGTTAGTTAAAACATAGCATTCGAAGCGATTGAGATACTCAATTGCGATTTTAACATTTACTTTTTGTGCATGATCTGCGGCTTGGGTTAAAACTTCAATCGCCCTTTTTCTTTCATCTGCAGTAGGGGGTTGGCCTGAAAAAACTCCCAATGCAGAGTGGTATGGCCCCGCCAATAAATCGCCACCCATTACGCTGGTCATATCCAACGCCCATTTGATTCGTTCCAAACCAGCCTTACGAATACTCGCATCAGGGCTAATGGGATTGGTATCTGCGTTTACCACGGTTACTGCGGTGCAACCGAGCCCAAGGTTATCGAGTTCTTTTTTGATTTTTTTGTAGTGTTCAGCATCGCCATCAAAAAGGGGGATTTCAACGCCATCGTAACCGGTCTTCTTGATTTTTTCCAAGATAGGAAAATGCTCTTCAGTCACAAAAGCAGTCCACACCAGCAGATTCATTCCAACTTTCATTACATGCCCCTTAGTTTAAAGGTGAAAAGATCAAAGGGGTATTGTGGCCTAAATTGATTCAATAAGCAAGAATGTCGTATGAAAACTTAGCGGGGAAGTTTTATTGGGCTCAAACAGCTTTCGTGTTAAACTGTTACTTTGATTAAACCTCTAGAAAACACACTCAAACTATAAAACCGACCATCTATATGGGCAAAGTGACCTTCTTAATAAAAATGATT
This DNA window, taken from bacterium, encodes the following:
- a CDS encoding sugar phosphate isomerase/epimerase family protein, whose translation is MKVGMNLLVWTAFVTEEHFPILEKIKKTGYDGVEIPLFDGDAEHYKKIKKELDNLGLGCTAVTVVNADTNPISPDASIRKAGLERIKWALDMTSVMGGDLLAGPYHSALGVFSGQPPTADERKRAIEVLTQAADHAQKVNVKIAIEYLNRFECYVLTNALDAKNLVREINHP